A region from the Negativicutes bacterium genome encodes:
- a CDS encoding valine--tRNA ligase: MDQKYDFKVIEPQMQKFWQEEAIYTYAKADRQAPLYSIDTPPPTVSGSLHIGHIFSYTQAEMIARFQRMQGKRVFYPFGFDDNGLPTERLVEKEENIYAKNVSRSEFIKKCTVTAQKYEAEFKQLWQNMGFSVDWSLQYTTISPLVQRISQRSFLDLVRKEKAYLKESPVLWCTECQTAIAQSELDSQEIPSTFNYLNFMVDGEALVVATTRPELLAACVCLFVHPEDERYQKYIGRQAVVPLYDYAIPIYADEKVSRDKGTGVVMCATFGDTTDSEWYLQYQLPYRKVILADGRIAPDVAYIAGLKVNPARKEIIRLLMEKGLLLKSEEILHTVATHERCGKPIEIIPSKQWYIEVLSQKERFLKAADEINWYPESMKYRYTSWVENLKWDWCISRQRYFGVPFPVWYCKECGQPVFAGEEMLPVNPLETPYQGQCACGCREFVPETAVFDTWHTSSTTPMINAHFGEADSIADELLPMSMRTQAHEIIRTWAFYTIVKSLYHLDQLPWKDIMISGFVLAKKGEKISKSKGNATMSPPVLIETYSADILRYWTANSRLGMDTFFSTDELTIARRFITKLWNAAKFAISHLGDIDPGCQPDLLPIDRWMVERTNQTIRNVTDLLNQYEIGSARHEIDDLFWKDFCDYYLEIVKERLYQPEVHGEEQRKSAQYALYYALLNLLKLYAPYVPHITEYIYQEFFRQHEKTLSLHNTLWLKPEQIDQKVITFGEMVKDEVALVRKGKSENHLSLKTEVELVRIETTPEFFDWYEQTLKDLQACCNAKEVKLIVVDHLQAKTPAENPQQ; this comes from the coding sequence ATGGATCAGAAATACGATTTTAAAGTGATCGAACCACAGATGCAGAAATTCTGGCAGGAAGAAGCAATCTATACTTACGCCAAGGCAGATCGGCAGGCGCCGCTCTATTCCATCGATACGCCGCCGCCTACCGTGAGCGGCAGCCTGCATATCGGGCATATCTTTTCTTATACCCAGGCAGAGATGATTGCCCGCTTTCAGAGAATGCAGGGCAAACGGGTCTTTTACCCCTTTGGTTTTGACGACAATGGTCTGCCCACCGAACGGCTGGTGGAAAAAGAGGAGAACATTTATGCCAAGAATGTTTCCCGCAGCGAATTTATCAAAAAATGCACGGTCACCGCGCAGAAATACGAGGCTGAATTCAAACAGCTTTGGCAAAACATGGGTTTTTCCGTGGACTGGAGCCTGCAGTATACCACGATCAGTCCCCTGGTACAGCGCATTTCCCAGCGTTCTTTCCTGGATCTGGTGAGAAAAGAGAAAGCTTACCTGAAGGAATCACCGGTGCTCTGGTGTACGGAATGCCAGACTGCCATCGCACAGTCGGAGCTGGACAGTCAGGAAATCCCCTCCACGTTTAATTATCTGAATTTCATGGTGGACGGCGAAGCGCTGGTGGTCGCCACCACCCGACCGGAGCTGTTGGCTGCCTGCGTTTGCCTCTTTGTTCATCCCGAGGATGAACGCTATCAGAAGTACATTGGCAGGCAGGCTGTCGTTCCGCTCTATGATTATGCGATCCCGATTTATGCGGACGAAAAAGTCAGTCGAGACAAAGGTACCGGGGTGGTCATGTGCGCCACCTTTGGCGATACGACCGACAGCGAATGGTATCTGCAGTATCAGCTGCCCTACCGGAAAGTGATTCTGGCGGACGGCCGGATTGCGCCGGACGTAGCCTATATCGCCGGTTTGAAAGTCAACCCGGCGCGCAAAGAAATCATCCGCCTGCTTATGGAAAAAGGGCTGCTGCTCAAATCGGAAGAGATTCTGCATACGGTTGCCACCCATGAACGCTGCGGCAAGCCGATTGAGATTATCCCTTCCAAACAGTGGTATATTGAGGTGCTCAGCCAGAAAGAGCGCTTTCTCAAGGCTGCAGACGAAATCAACTGGTATCCCGAATCGATGAAATACCGCTATACTTCCTGGGTAGAAAATCTGAAATGGGATTGGTGCATTTCGCGTCAGCGTTATTTTGGCGTGCCGTTCCCGGTTTGGTACTGCAAAGAGTGCGGTCAGCCGGTCTTTGCCGGCGAGGAGATGCTGCCGGTCAATCCGCTCGAGACGCCCTATCAGGGTCAATGTGCCTGCGGCTGCCGGGAATTTGTGCCGGAAACCGCGGTATTCGACACCTGGCATACCTCTTCCACCACGCCGATGATCAATGCCCACTTTGGCGAAGCGGACAGTATCGCGGATGAACTGCTGCCGATGTCGATGCGGACACAGGCGCACGAAATTATCCGGACCTGGGCTTTCTACACCATTGTCAAGAGCCTGTATCATCTCGATCAGCTGCCCTGGAAAGATATTATGATCAGCGGTTTTGTGTTGGCCAAGAAAGGGGAGAAAATCAGTAAATCCAAAGGCAATGCGACCATGTCGCCGCCGGTGCTGATCGAGACTTATTCAGCCGATATTCTGCGCTATTGGACCGCCAATTCCCGTCTCGGTATGGATACCTTCTTCTCGACGGATGAATTGACCATTGCCCGCCGTTTTATCACCAAATTATGGAACGCAGCCAAATTTGCCATATCGCACCTCGGTGATATCGACCCCGGCTGCCAACCGGACTTGCTGCCGATTGACCGCTGGATGGTGGAACGGACCAACCAGACCATCCGGAACGTCACCGATTTGCTGAATCAATACGAAATCGGCTCGGCCAGGCACGAGATCGATGATCTCTTTTGGAAAGATTTTTGTGATTATTATCTGGAGATCGTCAAAGAACGGCTTTACCAGCCGGAAGTACATGGCGAAGAGCAGCGCAAATCGGCTCAATACGCGCTTTACTATGCGCTGCTCAATTTGCTGAAGCTTTATGCGCCTTATGTGCCGCATATTACAGAGTATATCTATCAGGAATTCTTCCGGCAGCATGAAAAAACGCTTTCTCTGCACAATACGCTCTGGCTGAAGCCGGAGCAGATCGATCAGAAAGTAATCACTTTCGGTGAAATGGTCAAGGATGAGGTTGCTCTGGTACGCAAAGGCAAATCGGAGAATCATCTGTCCTTGAAGACCGAAGTGGAATTGGTGCGGATCGAAACCACGCCTGAATTCTTTGACTGGTACGAACAGACCCTGAAGGATCTGCAGGCCTGCTGTAACGCCAAGGAGGTAAAGCTGATTGTGGTGGATCACCTGCAGGCGAAGACCCCGGCGGAGAATCCGCAGCAATAG
- a CDS encoding NAD(P)/FAD-dependent oxidoreductase has translation MVRKEIVIVGGGPAGLCAALQAGRLGAQVTLLEGDDLLGGQLVKQTHMFFGSQKQHAGIRGIDIAAMLQEELRRLPNVEIKTNAMVLGRYEDGSVTIDDRDQFKVIHPQKMVIATGASEKMLAFPNNDLPGVYGAGALQTLMNVYGVKPARRVLMVGAGNIGLIVSYQLLQAGVEVAAVLDASPRIGGYLVHAAKIRRTGVPILVRHSVRTALGKESVTGAVIQQLDEKWQPIAGTEQTIDCDAICLAVGLTPFADLLWQCGCEMKFIPELGGHTAVRGRDLQTSVEGIYLAGDVAGIEEASSAMVEGSLAGLNAAISLGYGDETAEKLRYEFEVQLNDLRSGPVAEKIRSGLSKVSAN, from the coding sequence ATGGTACGAAAAGAAATAGTCATCGTAGGCGGTGGGCCGGCCGGTCTCTGTGCCGCGCTGCAGGCAGGCCGCCTGGGTGCCCAAGTGACTCTGCTCGAAGGAGACGATTTGTTGGGCGGCCAATTGGTCAAGCAGACCCATATGTTTTTCGGCTCACAAAAACAACATGCCGGAATCCGCGGCATTGATATCGCGGCGATGTTGCAGGAAGAGCTGCGCCGGCTGCCCAATGTAGAAATCAAAACCAATGCCATGGTCCTGGGGCGTTATGAAGACGGTTCGGTTACCATAGACGACAGGGATCAATTTAAAGTGATCCATCCCCAAAAAATGGTCATCGCTACCGGAGCCAGCGAAAAAATGCTTGCTTTTCCCAACAATGATCTGCCCGGTGTTTATGGCGCCGGAGCGCTGCAGACCCTGATGAATGTATATGGCGTCAAACCCGCGCGGCGGGTGCTGATGGTCGGAGCCGGTAATATCGGCTTAATTGTCAGCTATCAGTTACTGCAGGCCGGTGTGGAAGTCGCCGCTGTTTTGGATGCCAGCCCGCGTATCGGCGGCTATCTGGTGCACGCCGCAAAAATTCGGCGTACCGGTGTTCCTATTCTTGTGCGTCACTCCGTCCGGACAGCGTTGGGGAAAGAAAGCGTAACCGGTGCGGTGATTCAACAATTGGACGAGAAATGGCAGCCGATTGCCGGTACGGAACAAACCATTGACTGTGACGCCATTTGTTTGGCGGTTGGCCTGACTCCGTTTGCCGATCTGCTCTGGCAGTGCGGCTGCGAGATGAAATTCATCCCGGAGTTGGGCGGTCATACGGCGGTGCGCGGCAGGGATCTGCAGACCAGTGTGGAAGGCATCTATCTGGCCGGCGATGTGGCCGGTATCGAGGAGGCTTCTTCTGCTATGGTGGAAGGTTCTTTGGCCGGCCTGAACGCTGCCATCTCTCTGGGCTACGGCGATGAAACGGCGGAAAAACTGAGATATGAATTTGAAGTTCAACTCAATGATTTGCGTTCCGGTCCCGTGGCTGAAAAAATCCGCTCCGGCTTGAGCAAAGTATCGGCGAACTAG
- a CDS encoding (2Fe-2S)-binding protein, which produces MKNVQPDDTIICRCEDISRAEIDAWIEKGITTIDEIKRLSRATMGPCQGRTCRQLIMQEIAAKTGQPVSEMKMPTFRQPLRGITLGAIADMQLDEEGQPREE; this is translated from the coding sequence ATGAAAAATGTTCAACCCGATGATACCATTATCTGCCGCTGCGAAGATATTAGCCGTGCGGAAATCGATGCCTGGATCGAAAAAGGCATTACAACCATCGACGAGATCAAGCGTTTAAGCCGGGCAACCATGGGTCCCTGCCAGGGCAGAACCTGCCGTCAGCTGATCATGCAGGAGATCGCTGCCAAAACCGGTCAACCGGTCAGTGAAATGAAAATGCCTACATTCCGTCAGCCATTAAGGGGAATCACGCTTGGTGCCATAGCGGATATGCAGCTTGACGAGGAGGGACAGCCCCGTGAAGAATAA
- a CDS encoding DUF4392 domain-containing protein produces the protein MRYAVEKIAEICSRYTTERGIQGTSDWHEFYDTAEQLLAAEKVMIVTGFCIPDCGIGETDGPLGSICLANALERLGKQVCLVSDPYSETILRNLITLLQLKADLYIHRSSDDIKELLTCLEAFQPQHLIGLERCGRAFDGRAYSMHAVDITDFCPDTDPLFVRAREMQIPISCIGDGGNEVGMGKVSVQIQNQVPQGDIICAAFAADHLLSCGVSNWGGYGLVGILSLLCKQNLLYEDETDLAVTDSMLQSGAVDGVLKQISDTTDGFSRLENLAILQEIRAVVLNYLEECKEKIEP, from the coding sequence ATGCGGTACGCGGTGGAAAAAATCGCGGAGATCTGTTCCCGTTATACAACCGAACGGGGGATACAGGGAACTTCCGACTGGCATGAATTTTACGATACCGCAGAACAACTGCTGGCTGCCGAAAAAGTGATGATCGTCACCGGGTTTTGCATTCCAGACTGCGGTATCGGTGAAACCGACGGTCCTTTGGGAAGTATTTGCCTGGCGAACGCTTTGGAACGTTTGGGCAAACAAGTCTGCCTGGTCAGCGATCCCTACAGCGAAACCATTCTGCGGAATTTAATCACGCTGCTGCAGTTAAAAGCGGATTTGTATATTCACCGCAGCTCGGATGATATCAAAGAATTACTGACCTGTCTGGAAGCGTTTCAGCCGCAGCATCTGATCGGTCTGGAACGCTGCGGCCGTGCCTTTGACGGCCGCGCCTATTCCATGCATGCCGTTGATATCACCGATTTCTGTCCCGATACCGACCCTCTCTTCGTGCGCGCCAGAGAAATGCAAATCCCGATCAGCTGCATCGGAGACGGCGGCAATGAAGTCGGCATGGGTAAAGTGTCGGTCCAGATTCAAAACCAAGTTCCGCAAGGCGACATCATCTGCGCCGCTTTCGCAGCCGATCATTTGCTTTCCTGCGGGGTATCCAATTGGGGTGGCTATGGTCTGGTTGGCATCCTGAGTCTGCTCTGCAAGCAAAATCTGCTCTATGAGGATGAGACCGACCTGGCTGTTACCGATAGCATGCTGCAAAGCGGCGCGGTGGACGGGGTGCTCAAACAGATCAGCGATACGACCGACGGCTTCTCCCGCCTGGAAAATTTGGCAATTCTACAGGAAATCCGCGCTGTGGTTCTCAATTATCTGGAAGAATGCAAAGAGAAAATCGAACCATAG
- a CDS encoding 4Fe-4S binding protein, with protein MLQENGIPTAEDLAKVMPPAERLAKGPCAILECFQKIPCNPCATSCPLGAIERGNDINELPVIHWEKCSGCAVCVANCPGLAIFVIDLSQPDRAVVKLPYEFLPLPAVDEVVTALGRDGAALGEAKVLRVQDSKAQDRTRLVWLEVEKQLAMQVRNFRRKEAVKS; from the coding sequence ATGTTACAAGAGAACGGGATCCCGACCGCAGAGGATTTAGCGAAGGTTATGCCGCCGGCGGAACGTTTGGCGAAAGGTCCCTGCGCGATATTGGAATGTTTCCAAAAAATCCCCTGCAATCCTTGTGCGACCAGCTGCCCCCTTGGCGCGATCGAACGTGGCAATGATATCAACGAATTACCGGTCATTCATTGGGAAAAATGCAGCGGCTGCGCTGTCTGTGTGGCAAATTGCCCGGGATTGGCTATTTTTGTGATTGACCTCAGCCAGCCGGACCGGGCTGTGGTTAAATTGCCTTACGAATTTCTGCCTTTGCCGGCGGTGGATGAAGTAGTCACAGCGCTCGGACGCGACGGTGCAGCGCTCGGAGAAGCGAAGGTATTGCGTGTGCAGGACAGCAAAGCGCAGGACCGCACCCGTTTGGTCTGGCTGGAGGTTGAAAAACAACTGGCCATGCAAGTGCGCAATTTTCGCCGGAAGGAGGCGGTCAAATCATGA
- a CDS encoding putative hydro-lyase, with amino-acid sequence MMQNKNSQPTPAEVRQKIRREIITSPTAGLCGGYAQANLVILPQRYAQDFQQFTEQNPRPCPVLEITATGSPLVTSVAKADLRTDLPRYFVYRYGVKTAELLNIRELWQDDFVGFLIGCSFSFEEALLQAGIEIRHISMGCNVPMYKTNIACRPVGCFAGPTVVSMRPMTPENAERAVEITGHFPRVHGAPLHLGDPAAIGIADLSKPDYGDAVEIRAGEIPVFWACGVTPQAVIEQAKLPLVITHAPGHMFITDIKNADLAI; translated from the coding sequence ATGATGCAAAACAAAAATTCACAGCCCACTCCGGCTGAGGTTCGTCAGAAAATCCGCCGGGAAATCATCACCTCACCTACTGCCGGCCTGTGCGGCGGCTATGCGCAGGCAAACTTAGTCATTTTGCCGCAGCGATATGCGCAGGATTTTCAGCAATTTACCGAACAGAATCCCAGGCCTTGCCCTGTGCTGGAAATCACAGCCACCGGCAGTCCTCTGGTGACGAGCGTAGCCAAAGCCGATTTGAGAACGGACTTACCCCGTTATTTTGTTTACCGCTATGGTGTCAAGACGGCTGAATTATTGAATATCCGCGAACTCTGGCAGGACGACTTCGTAGGCTTTTTGATCGGCTGCAGTTTCTCTTTTGAAGAAGCTTTGCTGCAGGCCGGGATTGAAATCCGGCATATCAGTATGGGTTGCAATGTTCCGATGTACAAAACAAACATCGCCTGCCGGCCGGTCGGCTGCTTTGCCGGACCGACCGTAGTCAGCATGCGGCCGATGACACCGGAAAATGCCGAAAGAGCGGTAGAAATCACCGGTCACTTCCCCAGAGTTCATGGCGCCCCGCTGCATTTAGGCGATCCCGCCGCCATCGGTATCGCAGATTTAAGTAAACCGGATTACGGCGATGCCGTAGAAATCCGCGCGGGTGAAATTCCTGTCTTCTGGGCCTGCGGCGTCACGCCACAGGCGGTAATCGAGCAGGCCAAGCTGCCTTTGGTGATCACCCATGCTCCCGGACATATGTTTATCACCGACATAAAAAACGCCGATTTAGCAATCTGA
- a CDS encoding (2Fe-2S)-binding protein has translation MRLEEHPILNFCRGPEVTITFNGQSLLAYEGETVAAALHAAGVYHLSDSHNLHRPRGLFCAIGQCSSCMMVVDGRPNVKICITKVRDGMTVANQKGKGDLGWYEKK, from the coding sequence ATGCGTCTTGAGGAACATCCGATACTGAATTTCTGCCGCGGCCCGGAAGTGACCATTACGTTCAACGGTCAGTCGCTGTTGGCGTATGAAGGAGAAACGGTTGCCGCCGCTCTGCATGCGGCAGGCGTCTATCATCTGAGCGACAGTCACAATCTGCACCGCCCGCGCGGCTTATTCTGTGCAATCGGGCAATGCTCGTCCTGCATGATGGTGGTTGACGGCAGACCCAATGTGAAGATCTGTATAACCAAGGTGCGTGACGGTATGACGGTGGCGAATCAGAAAGGGAAAGGAGACCTGGGATGGTACGAAAAGAAATAG